One Verrucomicrobiota bacterium genomic window, GAATTTTGCCTGGGGCTGCGTTGCTCCTCGGTCACAGCCCCACTGGCGGGGGATGCTCGCTCGTCGCGCCTTGCCCCAGGCCAAATTGGGCGCAACGAACGTGAGCGTATTTACGAAACGGACCACTTAGCCGGGGGCGGAGAGTATTTGATGGCATTGATGACGAGGTTCTCCAGCGCTCGATGAATTCGTCTGGGATCGAATTTGACCGGGGGCAGAGCGGGATCGATTTCCAGGTGGATGTCGGCCTTTTGAACGTGGTGGAAGCTGTCCACAAGTTTCTTCGCAAGCCTACCCAGATCGCCCAACTCGGTTTCCAGATCGGTTCGTCCGCTCTCAAGTTTCGCCACATCCAGGAAATCGTTCACCAATCCCTGGATGCGCCGCGCGGCGTCATCGATCAACTGCAGCGTGGTGAGACAGTCGTCATTCCAGGCCGCGCGTTGTGAGAGCAAATCGCCCGCGCCCAACTGGATCGTGGTCAGCGGCGCTTTGATCTCGTGCGAGATGGTGTGGACGAACTCCAGGTTCATTTGATGAAGCCGGCGGAGGTGTTGCGCTTCGTGGCGGAGACTCATGTCACGGATGACGAACACGAAGCCGCCGGGGCGATCCTCCCGGTCGCGCATGGGACAAAGGCTGATGCCGAGCGGCAGTTTGGTGCGCCGGTCGAGCGAAAAATCGAACTCCCCGTCCAGCAGTTCGCCGCCCTTTGCAGCAGAGTGCATCAAGCGGGTCATCGCCTCGGCCAACACGGAAGGCAGGGCGTCCTGGTAGTTGCGATCCGTCACTTCGGCCCGTTGGAGGTGGAACATGAATTCCGCATTGCGGTTGCAGGTCGGGACGCGTCCATCATGGGCGACCGCAAAAATCGCCTGCGGGACGCTCTCCAGGATGTCCAGGAAGAGGGCGTGCTCGTCTGC contains:
- a CDS encoding PAS domain-containing protein, with translation MNGDIATPASAVADEHALFLDILESVPQAIFAVAHDGRVPTCNRNAEFMFHLQRAEVTDRNYQDALPSVLAEAMTRLMHSAAKGGELLDGEFDFSLDRRTKLPLGISLCPMRDREDRPGGFVFVIRDMSLRHEAQHLRRLHQMNLEFVHTISHEIKAPLTTIQLGAGDLLSQRAAWNDDCLTTLQLIDDAARRIQGLVNDFLDVAKLESGRTDLETELGDLGRLAKKLVDSFHHVQKADIHLEIDPALPPVKFDPRRIHRALENLVINAIKYSPPPAKWSVS